One genomic region from Sciurus carolinensis chromosome 2, mSciCar1.2, whole genome shotgun sequence encodes:
- the Trim69 gene encoding E3 ubiquitin-protein ligase TRIM69, whose product MEVSSRPSSNIDPGNYVEVHDSITHLPSKVVIQDITMELHCPLCNDWFRDPLMLSCGHNFCQVCIQNFWKLQAKETFCPECKMLCQYSNCTFNLVLEKLVEKIKKLPLLKGHPQCPEHGENLKLFSKPDGKLVCFQCKDARLSPEQSKEFLQISDAVRYFTDELAIHQGQLETTLKELQSLKAMQKDAIAAYKENKIHLQQHVSLEFLKLHQFLHSKEKDILSDLREEGKALNEEMELNLNQLQEQCLLAKDMLVSIQTRLEQRNSFDFLKDITNLLDSLEQGTRALAPRELISRKLNPGHFKGPLQYMMWKEMQSTLSPGLSPLTLDPKTAHPNLVLSKNRTSVWHGDIKQVMPDDPERFDSSVAVLGSKGFTTGKWYWEVEVAKKTKWTVGVARESIIRKGSCPLTPEQGFWLLRLRNQTDLKALDLPSCSLKLSDNLNKVGIYLDYEGGQVSFYNAKTSTHIYTFSSIFTEKLYPYFCPCLNDGGENKEPLHILHPQN is encoded by the exons GTATCCTCCAGACCTTCTTCTAACATTGATCCAGGCAACTATGTTGAAGTGCATGATTCAATCACCCACCTACCCTCTAAAGTGGTGATACAAGACATTACGATGGAGCTACACTGTCCACTGTGTAACGATTGGTTCCGTGATCCATTGATGCTAAGCTGTGGCCACAACTTCTGCCAAGTCTGTATCCAAAACTTTTGGAAGCTGCAAGCAAAGGAAACATTCTGTCCTGAGTGTAAGATGCTATGTCAATATAGCAACTGTACATTTAACCTTGTGCTGGAGAAGTTGGTAGAAAAGATTAAGAAGCTTCCACTACTCAAGGGCCATCCACAGTGCCCAGAGCATGGAGAGAACCTGAAGCTGTTCAGTAAGCCAGATGGGAAATTGGTCTGCTTTCAATGCAAGGATGCACGGTTGTCTCCGGAGCAGTCTAAGGAGTTCCTACAAATCTCTGATGCTGTCCGTTACTTTACG GATGAGCTTGCCATCCATCAAGGTCAACTGGAAACAACCCTGAAGGAGCTTCAGTCTCTGAAGGCCATGCAGAAGGATGCTATTGCTGCTTACAAG GAAAACAAGATACATCTGCAGCAACATGTGTCCTTGGAGTTTCTAAAGCTGCATCAGttcctgcacagcaaagaaaaggacATTCTAAGTGACCTCCGAGAAGAGGGGAAAGCCTTGAATGAGGAGATGGAGTTGAATCTGAACCAGCTTCAGGAGCAGTGTCTTCTTGCTAAAGATATGTTGGTGAGCATTCAGACACGGCTGGAACAGCGGAACTCCTTCGATTTCCTTAAA gacATCACAAATCTCTTGGATAG TTTGGAGCAAGGAACGAGGGCGCTGGCCCCAAGAGAACTTATCTCCAGAAAGCTGAACCCAGGCCATTTCAAAGGTCCTCTCCAGTATATGATGTGGAAGGAAATGCAGTCCACTCTTTCCCCAG GCCTATCTCCATTAACTCTGGACCCTAAAACAGCTCACCCAAATCTGGTGCTATCCAAAAACAGGACCAGTGTGTGGCATGGTGACATTAAGCAGGTAATGCCTGATGATCCAGAGAGATTTGACTCAAGTGTGGCTGTACTTGGCTCAAAAGGCTTTACAACTGGAAAGTGGTACTGGGAAGTAGAAGTggcaaagaagacaaaatggaCAGTTGGAGTCGCAAGAGAATCCATCATTCGGAAGGGCAGCTGTCCTCTAACTCCTGAGCAAGGATTCTGGCTTTTGAGACTAAGGAATCAAACCGATCTAAAGGCTTTGGATTTGCCTTCTTGCAGTCTGAAACTTAGTGACAATCTCAACAAGGTGGGCATTTATCTAGATTACGAGGGAGGGCAGGTGTCCTTCTACAATGCTAAGACCTCGACCCATATTTACACCTTCAGTAGCATTTTCACAGAGAAACTTTATCCCTACTTTTGCCCCTGTCTTAATGATGGTGGAGAGAATAAAGAACCATTGCATATCTTACATCCACAGAATTAG